Proteins encoded together in one Lepisosteus oculatus isolate fLepOcu1 chromosome 2, fLepOcu1.hap2, whole genome shotgun sequence window:
- the LOC102690579 gene encoding insulinoma-associated protein 1a, which yields MPKGFLVKRNKKSTLVSYRIRSDEEEQDQMKAVQNQTDSSPPLSVSSSPDRAAASPCHVADTPVSEQDAKPVQFGNPETVYQALYSPTRPISKEHDRNFFERSFNLGSPISAESFPTPAVLTTLDQLLFAPVDLKIGTSNSNRSGTTGSFPTATQRNATKRPPSDGDRKSKPIAKKPKAIRKLNFEDEVTTSPVLGLKIKEGPVDLKPRQHSSGGNKPLGEFICQLCKEEYADPFSLAQHKCSRIVRVEYRCPECDKVFSCPANLASHRRWHKPRPQNATATSAPQSAKPDVAKVPSGDKAGSEDTKEARIDATSDRDTPSPGLSESGSEDGLYDCHHCGKKFKRQAYLRKHLLGHQALKNKTSPDQGLYPSFPNAENGEKSNPVPSSDESQSQAPLNLSPTVPECHLCPVCGENFPNRSNQERHLRLLHSSQVFPCKYCPATFYSSPGLTRHINKCHPSENRQVILLQMPVRPAC from the coding sequence ATGCCCAAAGGTTTTCTGGTCAAGAGAAACAAGAAATCGACGCTTGTCTCCTACAGGATTCGCAGTGATGAAGAAGAGCAGGATCAAATGAAAGCCGTGCAGAATCAAACGGATTCATCCCCTCCTCTTTCCGTCTCGTCCAGCCCTGACCGGGCTGCAGCCTCGCCATGCCATGTAGCAGATACTCCTGTCTCGGAGCAGGATGCTAAACCGGTCCAGTTTGGCAACCCGGAGACAGTGTACCAGGCGCTCTACAGCCCCACCCGGCCAATCAGCAAAGAACACGACAGGAATTTTTTCGAGAGAAGTTTCAATCTGGGATCCCCAATTTCTGCCGAGTCCTTTCCGACACCAGCGGTTCTCACCACTTTAGATCAGCTCCTATTTGCCCCCGTGGACTTGAAGATCGGTACGAGCAACAGCAATCGGAGCGGAACCACCGGCTCCTTTCCCACTGCGACCCAGAGAAACGCCACTAAAAGGCCTCCCTCAGACGGCGATCGCAAGAGTAAACCTATAGCAAAAAAACCCAAAGCGATCAGGAAACTGAACTTCGAAGACGAAGTCACCACCTCCCCGGTACTTGGTCTGAAAATCAAAGAAGGGCCAGTTGACTTAAAACCAAGACAACATTCATCCGGAGGTAACAAACCTTTAGGGGAGTTCATCTGCCAGCTGTGCAAGGAAGAATACGCCGACCCGTTCTCTTTAGCGCAGCACAAGTGCTCCAGGATTGTCAGAGTTGAATACAGATGCCCCGAATGTGACAAGGTCTTCAGCTGCCCAGCGAACCTCGCTTCCCACCGGCGCTGGCACAAACCGAGACCCCAAAACGCCACCGCAACGTCAGCTCCCCAGAGCGCCAAACCCGACGTCGCCAAGGTGCCTTCTGGTGACAAGGCCGGGTCCGAAGACACGAAAGAGGCGAGGATCGACGCGACGAGCGACAGGGACACCCCGAGCCCAGGCCTGTCGGAGTCCGGGTCGGAGGACGGCCTGTACGACTGCCACCATTGCGGGAAAAAGTTTAAGCGCCAAGCTTACCTGAGGAAGCATCTCCTGGGACACCAAGccctgaaaaataaaaccagtCCAGATCagggtctttacccatcattcCCCAACGCGGAGAACGGGGAGAAGTCGAATCCGGTGCCCTCGTCTGACGAAAGCCAAAGCCAGGCTCCCCTGAATCTAAGCCCCACAGTCCCGGAGTGCCACCTGTGCCCAGTATGTGGCGAGAACTTTCCCAACAGGTCGAACCAGGAGCGCCACCTTCGTCTCTTGCATTCGTCGCAGGTCTTCCCCTGCAAATACTGCCCAGCCACTTTCTACAGCTCCCCCGGGCTTACGAGGCACATCAACAAATGCCACCCTTCAGAAAACAGGCAAGTTATCCTCCTGCAAATGCCTGTGCGCCCTGCGTgctga